In Scatophagus argus isolate fScaArg1 chromosome 14, fScaArg1.pri, whole genome shotgun sequence, the following proteins share a genomic window:
- the rps14 gene encoding 40S ribosomal protein S14, whose protein sequence is MAPRKGKEKKEEQVISLGPQVAEGENVFGVCHIFASFNDTFVHVTDLSGKETICRVTGGMKVKADRDESSPYAAMLAAQDVAQRCKELGITALHIKLRATGGNRTKTPGPGAQSALRALARSGMKIGRIEDVTPIPSDSTRRKGGRRGRRL, encoded by the exons ATGGCTCCTcgcaaaggaaaagaaaagaaggaggagcaggtcATCAGTCTGGGTCCTCAGGTGGCCGAAGGAGAGAACGTGTTTGGAGTCTGTCACATCTTCGCCTCCTTCAATGACACCTTCGTCCACGTCACTGACCTCTCCGGGAA GGAGACAATCTGCCGTGTGACTGGTGGGATGAAGGTGAAGGCTGACAGAGACGAGTCGTCTCCATACGCCGCCATGTTGGCAGCTCAGGACGTTGCTCAGCGCTGCAAAGAGCTCGGAATCACAGCTCTGCACATCAAGCTGAGGGCCACCGGAGGCAACAG GACAAAGACTCCTGGTCCTGGAGCTCAGTCTGCTCTCAGAGCTTTGGCTCGTTCAGGCATGAAGATCGGACGCATCG AGGACGTCACTCCGATCCCGTCAGACTCAACCAGGAGGAAGGGCGGACGCCGCGGTCGTCGTCTGTAA